From uncultured Flavobacterium sp., one genomic window encodes:
- a CDS encoding O-antigen ligase family protein: MKFNKTSFILIACIASPILLELLLFWNNDSFLKGLKAIEKSISLLLFPIFIIGNYQRVKFLKLTQIYCIATTIIMLFFLIRFNVVYPELIAKYADGVDLFEIGYKFADSIGIHAPELNMHLAFVSVCALYFVFYSFYKNEKIAIKAGRLVIFLLSFFFVLFVNTRMALVNVLAGFIIVFVFEFKNKFSLKKMAIAAVATLVLLGGIMFFFVQNNPYMKEKYSTVTFAYMDKVGKLDEIDHPEIKVYNSLVTRVSIWKSAWELSIKNLPFGVGASDGKPELFKYYAATNQLFLAKYKFPTHNQFLDFLLKFGILGPIVALLYMFTIGYLGYDLKNAIIFSFFLIFFTSNLTDDFLLQFDGIAFSGLWSSIFASYWLQSKIISGKDPEAV, encoded by the coding sequence ATGAAATTCAATAAAACATCATTCATTTTAATCGCTTGTATTGCTTCACCAATTTTATTGGAATTACTGCTTTTTTGGAATAATGATTCTTTTTTGAAAGGATTAAAAGCTATAGAAAAGAGTATTTCTTTACTGTTGTTTCCAATTTTTATTATTGGAAATTATCAGCGTGTAAAATTTTTAAAACTAACACAGATTTATTGTATTGCAACAACTATCATAATGCTCTTCTTTTTGATTAGATTTAATGTTGTTTATCCTGAATTGATTGCAAAATACGCAGACGGAGTTGATCTATTTGAAATAGGATATAAGTTTGCGGACAGTATTGGTATTCATGCACCGGAGTTAAATATGCATTTGGCATTTGTTTCGGTTTGTGCTTTGTATTTCGTTTTTTATAGTTTTTATAAAAATGAAAAAATAGCAATTAAAGCAGGTCGGCTTGTCATTTTTCTCTTGTCATTTTTCTTTGTTCTTTTTGTAAATACAAGAATGGCACTGGTTAATGTCTTGGCAGGATTTATTATTGTTTTCGTGTTTGAGTTTAAAAATAAATTCAGCCTGAAAAAGATGGCGATCGCGGCTGTTGCAACTTTGGTTTTATTAGGCGGAATTATGTTTTTCTTCGTTCAGAATAATCCATACATGAAAGAAAAATACTCGACAGTAACTTTTGCATATATGGATAAAGTAGGGAAGTTAGACGAAATTGATCATCCTGAAATTAAGGTCTATAATTCTTTGGTAACAAGAGTTTCAATCTGGAAATCAGCTTGGGAATTATCTATAAAAAATCTTCCTTTTGGAGTAGGAGCGTCTGATGGAAAACCGGAATTATTTAAGTATTATGCAGCAACAAATCAGCTTTTTTTGGCTAAATATAAATTTCCGACACACAATCAGTTTCTTGATTTTTTGCTTAAGTTTGGAATTTTAGGGCCAATTGTTGCTTTGCTTTATATGTTTACGATTGGCTATTTGGGCTATGATCTAAAAAATGCGATTATATTTTCGTTTTTTCTGATTTTTTTCACTTCAAATTTAACAGATGATTTTTTACTTCAATTCGACGGAATTGCTTTTAGCGGTTTGTGGTCATCGATTTTTGCGAGTTATTGGCTCCAGTCAAAAATTATTTCTGGTAAAGATCCAGAAGCTGTTTAA
- a CDS encoding glycosyltransferase translates to MRVVHVVEALEGGVYTYFKDLSTFFGNKEVNKNVETTVIYSGNRKGIDPSRIKSDFSDGITLIHINMVREIVPFQDLKSVFKLKKELKKIDPDIIHLHSSKAGVLGRIACFFLFKKKKVFYTPHGYAFLRTDISNPSKKLYSAIEKNFQRFFGGTIVACGDTEFEIAQKIGPSELIRNGVDIPEIRQHYLPHQNTKLTVGIAGRITAARNPELFNKIALRFPDYNFVWIGDGELNHLITAPNIQITGWILDKNIVFKALNSIDIYLQTSLWEGLPIAVLEAMVLEKPIISTNIIGNKDVVVHNRTGFLFDDIEELNEYFEVLNDNQKRISFGQNALKRCEDLFDKNQNFKQLLDLYQK, encoded by the coding sequence ATTTTAAAGATTTGTCGACTTTCTTTGGAAATAAGGAGGTAAACAAAAACGTAGAAACGACTGTTATTTACAGCGGTAATAGAAAAGGGATTGATCCTTCGAGAATAAAATCTGATTTTTCAGATGGTATTACCTTGATTCACATTAATATGGTTCGGGAGATTGTGCCTTTTCAGGATTTAAAATCTGTTTTTAAACTCAAAAAAGAACTCAAAAAAATCGATCCGGATATCATTCATCTTCATTCTTCAAAAGCAGGTGTTTTGGGCCGAATTGCTTGTTTTTTTCTGTTCAAAAAGAAGAAAGTATTTTATACGCCTCATGGTTATGCTTTTTTAAGAACTGATATTTCAAATCCTTCCAAAAAATTATATTCGGCAATTGAAAAAAACTTCCAACGTTTTTTTGGAGGCACAATTGTTGCCTGCGGCGATACTGAATTTGAAATTGCTCAAAAAATCGGGCCTTCAGAATTAATTCGCAACGGCGTTGATATTCCTGAAATCCGTCAGCATTATTTACCTCATCAAAACACAAAATTAACGGTTGGAATTGCTGGAAGAATTACAGCCGCCAGAAATCCTGAATTGTTTAATAAAATTGCATTACGCTTTCCTGATTATAATTTTGTTTGGATTGGCGACGGAGAATTAAACCATTTAATTACAGCTCCAAACATTCAAATTACTGGCTGGATCTTAGATAAAAATATTGTTTTTAAAGCATTAAATTCAATAGATATTTACCTTCAAACTTCTCTTTGGGAAGGTTTACCCATTGCGGTTTTAGAAGCAATGGTTTTAGAAAAACCCATAATTTCGACCAATATTATTGGTAATAAAGATGTTGTTGTTCACAATCGAACCGGGTTTTTATTTGATGACATCGAGGAATTAAATGAATATTTTGAAGTTTTAAACGACAATCAAAAACGAATTTCTTTTGGTCAAAATGCCTTGAAAAGATGTGAAGATTTATTCGATAAAAATCAAAATTTTAAACAGCTTCTGGATCTTTACCAGAAATAA
- a CDS encoding MATE family efflux transporter, which yields MKINNILKNISQNPFLKQSLSTLFLRIFGVLLLFGFTIFLTKSYTPKLVGQYDFVRSFLLAIGSICLLGFDQSILYFKGRLISQSALEELKKIYIKMIVMLFVTSLIVLAVILIIDKKIINNYFADKEVYSILLKGAATLFFYGISTLNTEVFRALDKLYVAELFRNILKYIPLFIGSIALFYWNKETYLVDVFLIGFVLLALISSIVLFSYFSKMAEIEIRENISHKEVFLKSYPIAISGMAMFLLMCFDIMFLKKYRNDETVAFYSVGVKVMTIVSVIILTINITVSAKISEYFASQNMIELKKVTRKSVRLIFGITFPVIFILCLFSEFVLSFFGHQYVIAQEPFLILIIGQGICSAFGTAPVYLNMTGRQHIFQFILIVAVVINFLLNRFLIPIYGMTGAAIAFVLSSFFWNFVSGIVVYQKDKVKVFLH from the coding sequence TTGAAAATCAATAACATTTTAAAGAACATTTCACAAAATCCATTTTTAAAACAAAGTTTAAGTACTTTGTTTTTAAGGATTTTTGGAGTGCTCTTATTGTTTGGTTTTACCATATTCCTGACCAAATCATATACTCCAAAATTGGTTGGTCAATATGATTTTGTACGTTCTTTTCTTTTAGCAATTGGGAGTATTTGTTTGCTGGGTTTTGATCAGTCTATTTTATATTTTAAAGGCAGATTAATAAGTCAAAGTGCGCTCGAAGAATTAAAAAAAATATACATCAAAATGATAGTCATGCTTTTTGTGACTTCATTGATCGTTTTAGCAGTTATTCTAATCATTGATAAAAAAATAATAAACAATTATTTTGCAGATAAGGAGGTTTATTCAATACTTTTAAAAGGCGCCGCAACTTTGTTTTTTTATGGAATATCGACTTTAAACACAGAAGTTTTTCGTGCTCTGGATAAATTATATGTTGCTGAGTTGTTTCGAAATATTCTTAAATATATTCCCTTATTTATAGGTTCAATCGCATTATTTTATTGGAACAAAGAAACCTACCTGGTTGATGTTTTTTTGATTGGATTTGTCTTGTTAGCACTTATTAGTTCTATTGTCCTTTTCAGTTATTTTAGCAAAATGGCTGAGATAGAAATTAGAGAAAACATTTCACATAAAGAAGTATTTTTAAAATCATATCCAATTGCCATTAGCGGAATGGCTATGTTTTTATTGATGTGTTTTGATATCATGTTTTTAAAAAAATATCGAAACGACGAAACAGTTGCTTTTTATTCCGTTGGAGTTAAAGTAATGACAATTGTTTCGGTAATCATCTTAACGATTAACATTACTGTTTCTGCAAAAATTTCTGAATACTTTGCAAGCCAAAATATGATAGAATTAAAGAAAGTAACACGAAAAAGTGTTCGATTAATTTTCGGAATAACGTTTCCGGTAATTTTTATACTTTGTCTTTTTTCAGAGTTTGTTCTATCTTTTTTCGGGCATCAATATGTTATCGCTCAGGAACCGTTCTTAATTTTAATTATTGGTCAGGGAATTTGTTCGGCATTTGGTACGGCGCCGGTTTATTTAAACATGACGGGAAGACAGCACATTTTTCAGTTTATATTAATAGTTGCTGTTGTAATTAATTTTCTTTTAAATCGATTTTTAATTCCAATTTACGGAATGACCGGAGCTGCGATTGCATTTGTTTTGAGTTCTTTTTTCTGGAATTTTGTGTCCGGAATTGTTGTTTATCAAAAAGATAAAGTAAAAGTTTTTTTACATTAA